From Pseudorasbora parva isolate DD20220531a chromosome 25, ASM2467924v1, whole genome shotgun sequence, one genomic window encodes:
- the islr2 gene encoding immunoglobulin superfamily containing leucine-rich repeat protein 2, which translates to MATKYLMLIALGTAVIGSVHCCPEQCTCSDKYNHQFADCAYKNLLEVPMGLPSNVTTVSLSANKLKVLKSKAFINVTQTTSLWLAHNEIVTIERDTLAPMIQLRNLDISHNKIVHFPWEDLTNLTALQLLKMNNNEMVSIPKNAFSNLKDLRSVRINNNKFTTIVQGTFDALTAMSHLQIFHNPFICSCNLEWLRDWITKSSISIPEPNNIVCDAPSHLNGTQVTSMPKLDCKAPSVSITYQPNIENTELIEGYTVMLYCETKGTPKPDVTWEIYAGNQLIRFPLPAIVEKIEIPINGPPTNTRFLVFQNGTLTIPRMSKKEDGNYTCSAVNDMGKAERSVRLVATGTKKHAINSMHDIKSPSHLPEDKLGSKGSKNSVISMWSKSEEKTKSLPTGTSLITVDKEQVEEGADSLPFVGKCGINDGTQYISNHAFNLSLDELKQYTFDFGVIALEVSETEAKVQLNPFQMANAKSNIHLSQQEDLQTVNKEPFSLFQTSTKKSPLDMLYLCVSNGNGHSVVQWSKIEEGINAYRFQGLKPGTNYTLCLTYGGQDCQVQVVFTTRKKIPSLLIIVVVSIFLLALATVPLLGATCCHLLYKYQGKTYKLIMKTQNPDQMEKHIATDFDPRASFVGSEKNFNPSELGEGEGEADGEDGEGEDIEGSVVTESIPESQSKTQEEFEVGSEYSDRLPLGAEAVNISAEINGNYKQPR; encoded by the coding sequence ATGGCAACCAAATACCTGATGCTTATTGCCTTGGGGACTGCAGTGATAGGCAGTGTGCACTGTTGCCCTGAGCAGTGTACCTGCTCTGATAAATATAACCACCAGTTTGCAGACTGTGCCTACAAAAACCTCCTGGAAGTACCCATGGGCTTGCCATCCAACGTGACTACCGTGAGTCTTTCAGCAAACAAGCTTAAAGTGCTGAAATCCAAAGCATTTATAAATGTGACCCAGACGACCTCTCTTTGGCTGGCTCACAATGAAATCGTCACCATTGAGAGAGACACCCTGGCTCCAATGATTCAGCTGAGAAATTTGGATATTAGCCACAACAAAATAGTGCATTTTCCATGGGAGGACTTGACCAATCTCACTGCCCTGCAATTGTTAAAGATGAACAACAACGAGATGGTCAGCATCCCCAAGAACGCTTTTTCCAACCTGAAGGACCTCCGTTCGGTCCGTATTAACAATAACAAGTTTACCACCATCGTGCAGGGAACGTTTGATGCTTTGACTGCCATGTCCCACCTCCAAATCTTCCACAACCCCTTCATCTGCTCCTGCAACCTTGAGTGGCTTAGGGACTGGATCACGAAATCTTCAATCTCAATCCCTGAACCAAACAACATTGTCTGTGATGCTCCTTCCCACCTCAATGGTACACAGGTCACTAGCATGCCCAAACTGGATTGCAAGGCCCCGTCAGTGTCCATCACATATCAGCCAAACATTGAAAACACCGAACTCATTGAGGGATATACGGTCATGCTGTACTGCGAAACAAAAGGAACCCCTAAACCTGACGTCACATGGGAGATATACGCTGGAAACCAACTGATAAGGTTCCCTTTGCCCGCCATTGTCGAAAAAATCGAGATTCCGATTAATGGGCCGCCTACAAACACAAGGTTCCTTGTGTTTCAAAATGGCACCTTGACCATCCCTCGCATGAGCAAGAAAGAAGATGGCAACTACACCTGCTCTGCTGTCAACGACATGGGAAAAGCCGAGCGCTCGGTGAGACTTGTGGCCACAGGCACCAAAAAGCATGCCATAAATTCGATGCATGACATAAAATCACCCAGCCATTTACCGGAAGACAAACTTGGTTCAAAAGGCTCCAAAAACAGCGTTATTAGCATGTGGTCCAAATCTGAGGAGAAGACAAAGAGCCTTCCAACCGGAACATCTCTCATAACGGTGGATAAAGAGCAAGTGGAGGAAGGAGCCGATAGTTTGCCATTTGTTGGCAAATGCGGAATAAATGATGGTACCCAGTACATCTCCAACCATGCTTTCAACCTCAGCTTGGATGAGCTCAAACAATACACGTTTGATTTCGGGGTCATCGCTCTGGAAGTTTCAGAGACTGAGGCCAAGGTTCAGCTGAACCCTTTCCAGATGGCCAACGCCAAGTCAAATATTCACCTCAGTCAACAAGAAGACCTCCAAACTGTGAATAAGGAGCCTTTTAGTCTTTTCCAGACATCTACCAAAAAGTCACCCCTGGACATGTTGTACCTTTGCGTCAGTAATGGCAATGGACATTCGGTGGTGCAGTGGTCCAAGATAGAGGAAGGCATCAACGCCTATCGCTTTCAGGGCCTCAAGCCAGGCACTAATTACACCCTGTGTCTCACTTATGGAGGCCAGGACTGTCAAGTCCAAGTGGTCTTCACAACTCGGAAGAAAATCCCATCTTTGCTGATTATAGTGGTCGTTAGCATTTTTTTGCTAGCTTTGGCAACCGTGCCCCTGCTGGGGGCCACCTGCTGCCATCTGCTCTACAAGTATCAAGGCAAGACCTACAAGTTGATTATGAAGACACAAAACCCAGATCAGATGGAAAAGCACATAGCGACGGATTTCGACCCCAGGGCATCTTTTGTGGGATCTGAGAAGAACTTTAACCCGAGCGAGCTAGGAGAGGGCGAAGGCGAGGCTGATGGCGAGGACGGAGAAGGTGAGGACATCGAGGGCAGCGTGGTGACCGAGTCCATTCCTGAGTCACAATCCAAAACGCAGGAGGAGTTTGAAGTTGGCTCCGAGTACAGCGATCGGTTGCCTCTTGGGGCAGAAGCTGTAAACATATCTGCGGAGATCAACGGTAATTACAAACAACCACGTTGA
- the LOC137065141 gene encoding immunoglobulin superfamily containing leucine-rich repeat protein 2-like isoform X2 — MATKYLMLIALGTAVIGSVHCCPEQCTCSDKYNHQFADCAYKNLLEVPMGLPSNVTTMSLSANKIKVLKSKTFINVTQMTSLWLAHNEIVTIERDTLAPMIQLRNLDISHNKIVHFPWEDLTNLTALKLLKMNNNEMVSIPKNAFSNLKDLRSVRINNNKFTTIVQGTFDALTAMSHLQIFHNPFICSCNLEWLRDWITKSSISIPEQNNIVCDAPSHLNGTQVTSMPKLDCKAPSVSITYQPNIENNELYEGY; from the coding sequence ATGGCAACCAAATACCTGATGCTTATTGCCTTGGGGACTGCAGTGATAGGCAGTGTGCACTGTTGCCCTGAGCAGTGTACCTGCTCTGATAAATATAACCACCAGTTTGCAGACTGTGCCTACAAAAACCTCCTGGAAGTACCCATGGGCTTGCCATCCAACGTGACTACCATGAGTCTTTCAGCAAACAAGATTAAAGTGCTAAAATCCAAAACCTTTATAAATGTGACCCAGATGACCTCTCTTTGGCTGGCACACAATGAAATCGTCACCATTGAGAGGGACACCCTGGCTCCAATGATTCAGCTGAGAAATTTGGATATTAGCCACAACAAAATAGTGCATTTTCCATGGGAGGACTTGACCAATCTCACTGCCCTGAAGTTGTTAAAGATGAACAACAACGAGATGGTCAGCATCCCCAAGAACGCTTTTTCCAACCTGAAGGACCTCCGTTCGGTCCGTATTAACAATAACAAGTTTACCACCATTGTGCAGGGAACGTTTGATGCTTTGACTGCCATGTCCCACCTCCAAATCTTCCACAACCCCTTCATCTGCTCCTGCAACCTTGAGTGGCTTAGGGACTGGATCACGAAATCTTCAATCTCAATCCCTGAACAAAACAACATTGTCTGTGATGCTCCTTCCCACCTCAATGGTACACAGGTCACTAGCATGCCCAAACTGGATTGCAAGGCCCCGTCAGTGTCCATCACATATCAGCCAAACATTGAAAACAACGAACTCTATGAGGGATATTAG
- the LOC137065141 gene encoding immunoglobulin superfamily containing leucine-rich repeat protein 2-like isoform X1 — translation MRKGTRAHRSIQTQELKMATKYLMLIALGTAVIGSVHCCPEQCTCSDKYNHQFADCAYKNLLEVPMGLPSNVTTMSLSANKIKVLKSKTFINVTQMTSLWLAHNEIVTIERDTLAPMIQLRNLDISHNKIVHFPWEDLTNLTALKLLKMNNNEMVSIPKNAFSNLKDLRSVRINNNKFTTIVQGTFDALTAMSHLQIFHNPFICSCNLEWLRDWITKSSISIPEQNNIVCDAPSHLNGTQVTSMPKLDCKAPSVSITYQPNIENNELYEGY, via the coding sequence GAGCTGAAAATGGCAACCAAATACCTGATGCTTATTGCCTTGGGGACTGCAGTGATAGGCAGTGTGCACTGTTGCCCTGAGCAGTGTACCTGCTCTGATAAATATAACCACCAGTTTGCAGACTGTGCCTACAAAAACCTCCTGGAAGTACCCATGGGCTTGCCATCCAACGTGACTACCATGAGTCTTTCAGCAAACAAGATTAAAGTGCTAAAATCCAAAACCTTTATAAATGTGACCCAGATGACCTCTCTTTGGCTGGCACACAATGAAATCGTCACCATTGAGAGGGACACCCTGGCTCCAATGATTCAGCTGAGAAATTTGGATATTAGCCACAACAAAATAGTGCATTTTCCATGGGAGGACTTGACCAATCTCACTGCCCTGAAGTTGTTAAAGATGAACAACAACGAGATGGTCAGCATCCCCAAGAACGCTTTTTCCAACCTGAAGGACCTCCGTTCGGTCCGTATTAACAATAACAAGTTTACCACCATTGTGCAGGGAACGTTTGATGCTTTGACTGCCATGTCCCACCTCCAAATCTTCCACAACCCCTTCATCTGCTCCTGCAACCTTGAGTGGCTTAGGGACTGGATCACGAAATCTTCAATCTCAATCCCTGAACAAAACAACATTGTCTGTGATGCTCCTTCCCACCTCAATGGTACACAGGTCACTAGCATGCCCAAACTGGATTGCAAGGCCCCGTCAGTGTCCATCACATATCAGCCAAACATTGAAAACAACGAACTCTATGAGGGATATTAG